One genomic segment of Oncorhynchus nerka isolate Pitt River linkage group LG16, Oner_Uvic_2.0, whole genome shotgun sequence includes these proteins:
- the LOC115143877 gene encoding histone H3.3A has product MARTKQTARKSTGGKAPRKQLATKAARKSAPSTGGVKKPHRYRPGTVALREIRRYQKSTELLIRKLPFQRLVREIAQDFKTDLRFQSAAIGALQATSEAYLVGLFEDTNLCAIHAKRVTIMPKDIQLARRIRGERA; this is encoded by the exons ATGGCACGTACCAAGCAGACCGCCCGTAAATCCACTGGTGGAAAAGCACCCAGGAAACAACTGGCCACCAAGGCTGCAAGGAAAAGTGCGCCATCTACTGGCGGTGTGAAGAAACCTCACCGATACAG gccggGTACAGTGGCTCTGAGAGAAATTCGTCGGTACCAGAAATCCACTGAGCTGCTGATCAGAAAACTGCCTTTTCAGCGGCTGGTCCGTGAGATTGCCCAGGACTTCAAGACAGACCTCCGCTTCCAGAGTGCTGCCATTGGTGCTCTGCAGGCAA CCAGTGAGGCATACCTTGTTGGCCTGTTTGAGGACACCAACCTATGTGCCATCCATGCCAAGAGGGTCACCATCATGCCCAAAGACATCCAGCTGGCCAGGCGAATCCGAGGCGAGCGTGCATAA